The Gemmatimonadota bacterium genome has a segment encoding these proteins:
- the rpsD gene encoding 30S ribosomal protein S4, giving the protein MARYTGPACRLCRREGTKLFLKGTRCLTEKCAVERRAYPPGQHGQNAGRGRKTSEYAKQLREKQKVKRMYGLTETQFRTIYTRASHLPGVKGTNLLVALETRLDNIVYRMGFASSRRAARQLVRHGHVEVNGRKLDIPSYKVLPGQEVRVAPADRELLAVKVAQDAASRGAMVSWLSVDAEKAAGRLLELPTRDAIPVNATEQLIVELYSK; this is encoded by the coding sequence ATGGCACGATATACTGGACCGGCCTGCCGTCTGTGCCGTCGCGAAGGGACCAAGCTGTTCCTCAAGGGGACCCGCTGCCTCACCGAGAAGTGCGCCGTCGAGCGCCGGGCGTATCCGCCGGGCCAGCACGGCCAGAACGCCGGGCGTGGCCGCAAGACGTCCGAGTACGCCAAGCAGCTGCGTGAGAAGCAGAAGGTGAAGCGGATGTATGGGCTCACGGAGACCCAGTTCCGCACCATCTACACGCGCGCCTCGCACCTGCCGGGCGTCAAGGGCACCAACCTGCTGGTGGCGCTCGAGACCCGCCTGGACAACATCGTGTACCGGATGGGCTTCGCCTCGTCCCGTCGCGCGGCGCGTCAGCTCGTCCGTCACGGCCACGTGGAAGTGAACGGGCGCAAGCTCGACATCCCGAGCTACAAGGTGCTGCCGGGCCAGGAAGTCCGTGTCGCACCGGCCGATCGCGAGTTGCTCGCGGTCAAGGTGGCCCAGGATGCCGCGTCGCGTGGCGCCATGGTTTCCTGGCTCTCGGTGGATGCCGAGAAGGCCGCCGGCCGACTCCTCGAACTGCCCACCCGCGACGCCATTCCGGTGAACGCGACGGAGCAGTTGATCGTCGAGCTCTACTCGAAGTAA